One segment of Erigeron canadensis isolate Cc75 chromosome 2, C_canadensis_v1, whole genome shotgun sequence DNA contains the following:
- the LOC122590173 gene encoding UDP-glycosyltransferase 85C2-like yields MDILATVEKRPHVIFVPFPAQSHVKAMLKLAVYLHHKGLRITFINTENIHKRLLNSGGLHCLDGSPGFRFKTIPDGIPSNSEGDYGGGRILDYFETNFLTPFVDLVVKLPDTPTCIISDGCMSLFTIDAAKELGIPIMSYWTFSACGFMGMYQVQSLIDKGLVPLKDESDLTNGYLETVIDWIPGMEGIRLKDMCSIIRTTNLDDKVLNFCISASAKSHNVIHNIFHTFDSLETSIVNAFSSMFPQVYTVGPLQLHLDQISENEKQTKMSSFNGYSLWKEESECLQWLESKEPNSVIYVNYGSFTKMSLQDLTEFGWGLANSSYYFLWIIRSDLVVGETAALSPEYKVFIENKGFIASWCSQEMVLNHPSVGGFLTHCGWGSTIESLSAGVPMICWPYLWDQVTNCRYICKEWEVGLEMGNEVKREEVSKLVQELMGEGGNKMRNKAIEWQEKARAATRSDGSSALNLSKLIEEIVMLSRN; encoded by the exons ATGGATATTTTGGCCACAGTAGAAAAAAGGCCTCATGTCATCTTTGTACCATTTCCAGCACAAAGCCATGTAAAAGCGATGCTCAAACTAGCAGTGTATCTCCATCACAAGGGACTCCGTATAACGTTTATTAACACGGAGAACATCCACAAGCGTTTGCTCAATTCTGGGGGTCTCCACTGCCTTGATGGTTCACCTGGTTTTCGATTCAAAACCATTCCTGATGGCATTCCTAGTAATTCTGAAGGTGACTATGGAGGCGGCAGAATACTGGATTACTTTGAGACCAACTTCTTGACTCCTTTTGTTGATCTTGTAGTCAAACTTCCAGATACTCCTACTTGTATCATCTCTGACGGCTGCATGTCGCTTTTCACCATTGATGCTGCTAAAGAGCTCGGAATCCCCATCATGTCCTACTGGACGTTTTCTGCTTGCGGCTTCATGGGCATGTACCAGGTCCAGTCTCTCATTGATAAAGGACTTGTACCTCTCAAAG ATGAAAGTGACTTGACAAATGGATATTTAGAAACCGTTATTGATTGGATTCCAGGAATGGAAGGAATCAGGCTAAAAGATATGTGCAGCATCATTCGGACCACAAACCTGGACGACAAAGTTTTGAACTTCTGTATTAGTGCTTCAGCAAAGTCTCACAATGTCATACACAATATATTCCACACATTTGACTCCTTGGAGACTAGTATTGTCAATGCTTTCTCTTCCATGTTTCCTCAGGTTTACACGGTTGGACCTCTGCAGTTACATCTTGATCAGATAtcagaaaatgaaaaacaaactaaaatgtCGAGTTTCAATGGATACAGCTTATGGAAAGAAGAATCCGAGTGCCTCCAATGGCTAGAATCCAAGGAACCAAACTCTGTAATTTATGTGAATTATGGGAGTTTTACGAAAATGTCTTTACAAGATTTAACAGAATTTGGTTGGGGACTTGCTAATAGCAGCTATTATTTCCTTTGGATAATTAGATCAGATTTGGTTGTAGGAGAAACTGCAGCTTTGTCTCCCGAGTATAAAGTATTTATAGAAAACAAAGGTTTCATAGCAAGTTGGTGCTCACAAGAAATGGTCCTGAACCACCCTTCAGTTGGAGGGTTCTTGACTCACTGTGGTTGGGGTTCGACAATCGAGAGTTTGTCAGCCGGGGTGCCAATGATATGTTGGCCTTACTTGTGGGACCAAGTTACCAATTGTCGTTATATATGCAAGGAATGGGAGGTCGGGTTGGAGATGGGAAATGAGGTGAAAAGAGAGGAAGTTAGTAAGCTTGTACAAGAGTTGATGGGAGAAGGAGGTAATAAAATGAGGAACAAAGCCATCGAGTGGCAGGAAAAGGCTCGAGCTGCAACACGTTCTGATGGTTCATCGGCCCTGAATTTGAGCAAGCTTATCGAAGAAATCGTTATGCTATCAAGGAACTAA